ttggacaaaAGTTCTTCCTCCTCCAGAGGTTGGTGGGgtcactgcccaggctccccagggaatgggcacggccccaaggctgccagagctccaggacaccactctcaggcacagggtgggattttggggtgtcctgtgcagggccaggagctggactggatggcttttgtgggtcccttccagcccacaGTATTCTATAATTCCACCATGATTTCAGAGGGAGTTTTGGATATAATGATGTTTTCCTCTTGAAATTAAAACTccacaattaatttttttttaaaaggatggtttaccttgccttgccctgccatCCTTCtgctcctggtgcagctggcTCACACCGGCCATATGTCacctgctggtgctgctttgTCTTCCTTTGGCAGCCTGGCTGTGCAATATTCCTGCCCCTTCTGTGCACGTCCACGTTCCATTCCATGCCCCAGACAGGTGCAGGTTGCATCTGTTGATGGTTGTGCTGCTGCACCCACGTTTGAAGCTAAACATAGCTGTTCCCTGGCTCTTTGCAGACTAGAGATAGGTATTTTGTGGTGGTTGGAGTCTTTGTCTAAGGTTTCCCCTTCTGCATTTAAAAGCACAAGTGCTGTTTCAGTGAGTTGCTTTCTCTTTGTGTACCCTTCTATAATTGTGCTTGTAATTGAATTTAGTCCAACACTTTATATTTGTTCCTAATAAATGCCAAACTCATTGGTGTTACTCATTTTGTGCTGgtagtgattttatttttaatctgtgcTTTAAAAGATAAACTAAactccttcttttttctctctaggTTTCTATCAGCAAACTCATGATGAAGGATCACTCTCTGACTGGAAATCAGGTCAAAGTGGAGCAGTTATTTGAGGACTCTGGCAACAGAAGAAGCAGCACTCTTCAGTCTGCAGGCCTTACTCCAGAAAGAGCTCTCCCTTCCTTGACAAAAGAGAAAACCCTAGAGACCCTGGGTCCTAGAGGCAGTGGAAACTCCTTGAAAGCACATAAAGCCGTTTCCCAAGCTCCAGAGCAAGCTGTCAAACAGTTCAAACATCAGCTATCAGCCTATGAGCAGCAGGAGATCTTTAATTTCTCTGAGATTTACTTTGTGGGGCCATCTGCCAAAAAGAGGCAGGGGGTCATCGGCGGCCCCAACAACAGCGGCTACGACGATGACCAAGGCAGCTACATCCACGTGCCCCACGACCACCTGGCTTACAGGTATGAAGTGCTCAAAATCATTGGCAAGGGCAGTTTTGGACAGGTTGCCAAAGTCTATGATCACAAACTCCACCAACACCTGGCCTTAAAGATGGTTCGCAATGAGAAGAGGTTCCATCGCCAAGCCGCCGAAGAGATCAGGATCCTGGAGCACCTGAAGAAGCAGGATAAAACAGGCAGCATGAATGTGATCCACATGCTGGAGAGCTTCACCTTCCGGAACCACATCTGCATGACCTTTGAACTGTTGAGTATGAACCTGTATGAGCTGATCAAAAGGAATAAGTTTCAGGGCTTCAGCCTCCAGCTGGTTCGGAAGTTCGCTCACTCCATCCTGCAGTGTTTGGATGCCCTTTACAGAAACAAAATCATCCACTGTGACTTGAAGCCAGAAAATATCCTCCTCAAACAGCAAGGGAGGAGTGGAATCAAGGTTATAGATTTTGGGTCCAGCTGTTTTGAGCACCAAAGAGTCTACACATACATCCAGTCCCGGTTTTATCGGGCGCCAGAGGTGATCCTGGGAAGCCGCTATGGGATGCCCATAGACATGTGGAGCTTTGGCTGTATTCTGGTGGAGCTTTTGACTGGCTACCCTCTTTTTCCTGGAGAGGACGAGGCAGACCAACTGGCCTGTATGATGGAACTTCTCGGAATGCCACCTCAGAAGCTTTTGGATCAATCCAAGCGAGCCAAGAACTTCATCAACTCCAAGGGTCACCCCCGTTACTGCACGGTGATGACGCAGCCGGACGGGAAGGTGACGCTGGGCGGGAGCCGCTCGCGCCGGGGCAAGGTCCGGGGTGCCCCGGGGAACAAGGACTGGGTGACAGCTCTGAAGGGCTGTGACGATCCCTTGTTCATTGGCTTCCTGAAGGAATGCCTCAGCTGGGATCCTTCTGCACGCATGAttcccagccaggccctgcggCACCCCTGGATCTGCAAACGGGTGCCCAAAGCAGCCGGCTTGGAGAAAAGCTCCGGCAGACGGATTTCGAGCTACTCGGGCTCCTTCCAAGGAATTGCCAACAAGCTGCCTCCCGTGGCTGGGATCCCCAACAAGCTGAGGGCCAATCTGGCCAGTGATGCCAGTGGCAACATCCCCCTGTGTACTGTGCTCCCCAAACTGGTCAGCTAGTGGGGAGTGATGGGTTCCCAGGATACCCCCCTCGTGTGTTAACTGTCTGTTCATGCTGTGGGAGGAAATTAAATGCAGAGGGTTTTAATGGATTTACTTTTTGTTAGAGGCTCAGTCTGGAGTACTGGAAGATCAGTCAAAAATGTACACATTCAAGGGCTAACTTTTATCCAGTTGCTCCGCTCACACCTGGTACATATTCCACTGCTGAGGGTTCAGCtcagctgggggctgcagggacagttTGGAAGATGTGCTGttgaaaaatgaaatcaaaccacttcttATCATGGTTTTAACAGGTTCTTTAGCTTAAGACAGGAAAGGAACTTGATTTAAACTACATGTTTCCAGTTATCTCCAGCTGAACTCTTTTTGTTCCGGGGGAAAGTTTTTAAATCTCGTGTCAAAAGCACAAATGCATTCATGTAATGCATTAGGAACTTGCAAATTGCTTAAGTTTgaagaattttatttctctgcatTGCTTTTCCCTTACCTATCctgggattttaaaaaatgtgatgGGATGTAGACACCAAAGGAATTTGTTGTTGGGAAAGAAAATACTCAGATGATAAAATTGCAAAGGAGCATAGAACTGCCATGAAACACAGGATATATCTAAATAAAACTACTAATTTCTGTAACACTTGCTATTTCCCCCTAAAAATCTATGGAAAGCTTgtaggggaatttgggatcagGCCTGGTCCATCACAAGTGTGAGCCAGTTTGTTCAGGTAATGGTTGAATTACCTGTTTCTTTGGAGCTCAGATTTCCATCAGCAGTTCTGCCAGGTGTGTGtgtctttgtttttcctgtgtttctaAAACAAAAATGTTGGACTTCAAGAGCTGGTTTATATCCATGTTTGAGATTCTGGTAATTGCAAAATATTATCTCTTTGTGTAGAGTGAATTCCATTGGATTACATGAAgctcttttaataaaaatacaaacatgCCACCCCCTGTCAGACAAGTAAGACTTTTTCAGGCCCAGGGCTGTGACTAGAAAATGAGGGAGGGGGGAACACACATTAATAATTGGGAGTGTGCTCTGAAATCTCAGCATAATGTCTGGAAACACAACCAGGAAAGACTGAAAAGGTGCAAGAACTGGCGGatttaaatggaaatattttatggGAAGAGTTGCTTTGTTTCTGATTGCCTTCCTTCAGGCCTTTGGGTGCCTACGTTTTCTCACTCTTGAACTACATGAGCTTGTATTTCCTCTTCCTTTATCTTCCCAGAACATGCCAGGGTGGTGTGACCTGTCACAACCACAGCACAGCTTGTTGGGGTTGTTCCTTCTTGGAGCCTCATGGCCCCAGTCCATCTCCAAAACCATCTGATCCCTTGCCAGGTGCCTGAGCAGGACTTTAAATGCAATTCAGAGCTTTTATGAACAGAAGGCTTTAAATGTAATTACTTTCTCTGCAGCAGGTTTTGAATGCTAAAGGAAGGAGACTTTCAGTATGCAAACAAAGGAGTTCCTGGGGTGATTTTAAAGATAAGGTGAGCAAATGTTGAGTAGGAGACCCTTCCCCTGAGGAGATGGGGCTGCTCTGGCTTCTCTGGGTCATTACAGCACTGGGTGGAGGCCTGCAGAAAACCTCAAAAAGACACAGCCAAAGCTCCAAAGGACTTTAAACTGAGGTTCCCAGGAGTTTAAATGGAGGTTCTTGTGTGTGGAGCTTTTCTGAGCTGCTTTGTTTTACAAGTGTCAATTCAATTAGCTTAGTAATGATATTAAAATAACAGTCTGGCCTTTATCCGTGCAGCAACCAGCATGGATGGGCTGCTCATGGGTCACTTGCAACAACACAGGGCtggcattttttattttgcttggcTGAGTGAAGTTTTATTTGAATGAAGAACCAGGGAAGTGGATTCTGGAGGGAAGTAGCAGAAGATAACCATTGATTTTAGTAGAATCTCTAATAGATTTGGCACGTTTTCAGAAGCCAGAgatcttcttcttccttttctgccttttacatttcttttacCAAAATACACCAGGTGagtgaggagaaaggaacctTTCAGGAGCAAAAGCTTGGTAGGAAAGATGCATGGAGAGGTATTTTACAGAGAGAATATGAGGTGATGGTGGTGCTGGAGCCTGGCAGGAGGAGCAGTGTTGGTGTGCTGGGAGCTGTACAAACAGGGCTCAGGACACCCTGCAGGGTCCTGGTTCTAAACCGTTTTGTCTCTAAAGTGCCAAGTGTAGGATAATAAATTCTGTGACTTGTGGGAAGAAGTGAGTGTGAGGGAATGCCTCCTGTGGCAGCTCTGGTGCAGAACTCAGTAGTTTTGCTTAAGGCTGGGGCTGTGAAGCTGCAGATAAAGCAATTAACTGCCAAAACCGTGGTTTTTCATCTAGAAAAAGTGTTCAGCATGCCCTGACTGCAGGAGGTGTTTGTTTAAGGCTGGATCTTACTTACTTGGGACTGCCATATTTGAAAATCAAATATGTAGTTAAGTGAATTGCTAATTTgggtgagaaagaaaaggaagcagcCTCAGCAGATATTTACTGGGTTGGAAACATCTTCCTAGCCCAGGAAACATAGCTGAGAGTATTGGGGTCTTGTTTCCAATCACTAATCCCCAGTTTCTTTAGAAAACGTTTGCTGTTGGTGAATTGTTTGCTGCAGAATTCCCGAACTGGGAGAGCCCTCCAGGTGAGGCAATAAATATCCTCTGAGGAACCATCCTGCAAACCTGAGACTTGTGGAGTTCCCTGTGAATTGGAGCAGGAGTTTTCCAGCCCCGTGTGGCGGGTTGGACCGTGGGCTGTGTCACTGCCATTTATCAGGGGCGGTCACAGTCTCGGTGGCTGTGCTCACCAGATATGGCCAAGCCTCAAAGCCACACTTGTTTTTGGGAAAGCCAAACACTGGTAGGGCCTGAAATCACCAGAGTCCATCACTGTcatcagctgtgctgctgctgagaatGTTGAAAGTATcccaaaattaaaaatgtcTGAATAGATTAAGAGCcgtttttatttttgtggtaGCTTTGCTTTGTTGATCTGCCAGCACTGGCACCTGAGTCATGTTCTCCTCAGGAGTTACCACAGAACACATGCAAATCACTTCTGTTTACAGCAAGTCGGGCACTGCATTCCTAAAAGTCACCCAAACTTGTTTTAAAATGCTCCTTTATAATGTTTTATTGCCCTGTGAGAGGTGCAAATAAC
Above is a window of Aphelocoma coerulescens isolate FSJ_1873_10779 chromosome 26, UR_Acoe_1.0, whole genome shotgun sequence DNA encoding:
- the DYRK3 gene encoding dual specificity tyrosine-phosphorylation-regulated kinase 3, producing MLLGRKPDGPLAAARIGDGLYDSYMRIDECRYPEPTNEEQSPSGLPCLSRPHVSISKLMMKDHSLTGNQVKVEQLFEDSGNRRSSTLQSAGLTPERALPSLTKEKTLETLGPRGSGNSLKAHKAVSQAPEQAVKQFKHQLSAYEQQEIFNFSEIYFVGPSAKKRQGVIGGPNNSGYDDDQGSYIHVPHDHLAYRYEVLKIIGKGSFGQVAKVYDHKLHQHLALKMVRNEKRFHRQAAEEIRILEHLKKQDKTGSMNVIHMLESFTFRNHICMTFELLSMNLYELIKRNKFQGFSLQLVRKFAHSILQCLDALYRNKIIHCDLKPENILLKQQGRSGIKVIDFGSSCFEHQRVYTYIQSRFYRAPEVILGSRYGMPIDMWSFGCILVELLTGYPLFPGEDEADQLACMMELLGMPPQKLLDQSKRAKNFINSKGHPRYCTVMTQPDGKVTLGGSRSRRGKVRGAPGNKDWVTALKGCDDPLFIGFLKECLSWDPSARMIPSQALRHPWICKRVPKAAGLEKSSGRRISSYSGSFQGIANKLPPVAGIPNKLRANLASDASGNIPLCTVLPKLVS